One genomic segment of Humidesulfovibrio mexicanus includes these proteins:
- a CDS encoding glycosyltransferase: MRSSLVAATVCIGLPAYNGAAHLRQALDALLGQTYRDFRVVVLDDGSSDGTYNQLLAYAAADPRILLHRNSKRAGLIQAWNTVAELAADPEPPRYFAWYSDHDWVAKDWLEQLVAALESDPGTVLAHAGTVHIGRDGRRIETPPPCLDTSASSPARALRQVTLETFGAGDAVYGLFRYQALREAGFLPQEIQPDTLLVSRVAQAGIVRHVGGARRFRRVFKMSGGHEKVVARQLRTLFADEAEPLSAPHISHAMFFFRALGVGSLPVGEEDAAGRVAHAVLYLKRMVAKYSEEIRRELEAMGQASAEEFCSGRALALVEAFLEDLTVLRLCQVKLEKLYERCASLHRKHERIREKYERLHEDYDNLHVQHDNVREKYENLRVKHNSLRAKHENLRVKHEKLRTKHDLLREKHESLRANHD, from the coding sequence ATGCGTTCTTCACTTGTTGCGGCCACGGTCTGCATCGGGCTTCCCGCATACAACGGTGCGGCGCATCTGCGCCAGGCCCTGGACGCCCTCTTGGGGCAGACCTACCGAGACTTTCGGGTTGTCGTCCTTGACGACGGCTCAAGCGATGGAACCTACAACCAACTTTTAGCCTACGCTGCCGCCGATCCGCGCATCTTATTGCATAGAAACTCCAAGCGCGCGGGGTTAATTCAGGCCTGGAACACCGTGGCTGAATTGGCCGCCGATCCCGAGCCGCCGCGTTACTTCGCTTGGTACTCCGACCATGACTGGGTGGCCAAGGACTGGCTGGAACAGCTTGTGGCGGCGCTGGAGAGCGATCCTGGAACCGTGCTGGCCCACGCGGGCACCGTTCATATAGGCCGGGATGGACGCAGGATCGAGACGCCGCCGCCCTGCCTGGACACTTCCGCCTCCAGCCCGGCCCGGGCGCTGCGTCAGGTGACCCTGGAGACCTTTGGCGCGGGTGACGCGGTCTACGGCTTGTTCCGGTACCAGGCCCTGCGCGAGGCAGGGTTTCTGCCGCAGGAAATTCAGCCAGACACGCTCCTGGTTTCGCGCGTGGCCCAGGCTGGAATTGTGCGGCACGTGGGCGGTGCCAGACGCTTTCGGCGCGTCTTCAAGATGAGCGGCGGCCATGAAAAAGTGGTGGCACGGCAACTGCGCACCCTCTTTGCCGACGAGGCCGAGCCGCTGTCAGCGCCCCACATTTCCCACGCAATGTTCTTTTTTCGTGCCTTGGGCGTGGGTTCGCTTCCTGTTGGTGAAGAGGATGCCGCAGGCAGGGTCGCCCATGCCGTGCTGTATCTGAAGCGTATGGTTGCGAAGTACAGCGAAGAGATAAGGCGTGAGCTTGAGGCAATGGGGCAGGCGTCCGCCGAGGAGTTTTGCAGCGGCCGCGCACTGGCGTTGGTCGAGGCGTTTCTGGAAGACCTGACCGTGTTGCGGCTGTGCCAGGTCAAGCTTGAGAAATTGTACGAAAGGTGCGCCAGTCTCCATAGAAAGCACGAAAGAATACGTGAAAAGTATGAAAGACTGCATGAAGATTATGATAATTTGCATGTGCAGCATGATAATGTGCGTGAAAAGTATGAAAACTTGCGCGTAAAGCATAATAGCCTTCGTGCAAAGCATGAAAATTTACGCGTAAAGCACGAAAAATTGCGTACAAAACATGATCTTTTGCGTGAAAAGCATGAAAGTCTGCGTGCAAATCATGATTAG
- a CDS encoding carbamoyltransferase C-terminal domain-containing protein — MHVGDVKGNGLLALGIHWAHDASVSVCNGEECLFSIAEERITRIKHHYGFPVQSIQCALRFLGLTGSDIDIVAISTRKPLFPQHKNHLCVEADGSVSGPALKLFKDWRPGASKAGPQRMGEAKPKKSFVGTSWEGFEDRHWSWAQQTLGQLGLLGEGTRYVYVSHHRAHAAGAFRLCGMHGRRVCVMTLDGKGDGLSGTLGIGHEDGRLELVRSTPAEESLGSFYQAVTEALGFIPVDGEYKTMGLAALGKAGLANPFDGMISAYDGMTRSRTRWSFRSFNEANPSRRVPNPLSSVAQSVDFTKYLERMEPTQLAYFAQEHLEDTMVELARQSMDITGTRNLAVAGGVMLNVKANSRIRDEISPQSYFVLPDSADSGLSLGAALEALHVCGTPVRASLPSLYLGTSYTDAEVMEELARHDRLAVEEAGPWLPMRTAKELRKGKVIGTFQGRLEMGPRALGNRSVIADPRTNTVKDRINAILKGREWFVPFAPIVLEDEAHKYWSGSVDYRHMTFAVEASEYAKQTVPGVVHVDGTMRPQVVNETTNPWLHAVLSGFRQLTGVGVLINTSFNRHGLPIVGSPADAVEHLLNGWVDALAIGPCYVTLK, encoded by the coding sequence GTGCATGTGGGTGATGTGAAAGGCAATGGCCTATTGGCTCTTGGAATCCATTGGGCGCACGATGCGTCGGTATCTGTCTGCAATGGCGAGGAGTGCCTTTTCTCCATTGCCGAGGAACGCATCACCAGGATCAAGCACCACTACGGATTTCCAGTCCAGAGCATACAATGCGCATTGCGCTTTCTCGGGCTCACCGGGAGTGACATAGATATTGTCGCCATATCCACGCGCAAACCTCTTTTCCCCCAGCACAAGAATCATCTCTGCGTAGAGGCGGACGGCTCAGTCTCCGGCCCGGCGCTGAAGCTGTTCAAGGATTGGAGGCCAGGGGCGTCCAAGGCCGGGCCGCAGCGCATGGGCGAGGCCAAGCCCAAGAAGTCCTTTGTCGGCACTTCCTGGGAAGGATTCGAGGACAGGCACTGGTCCTGGGCGCAGCAGACCTTGGGCCAGCTTGGGCTCTTGGGCGAGGGGACACGCTATGTCTACGTGTCGCATCACAGGGCGCACGCCGCCGGGGCATTCAGGTTGTGCGGAATGCACGGAAGGCGTGTTTGCGTCATGACCCTTGACGGCAAGGGGGATGGCCTGAGCGGCACGCTCGGCATTGGGCACGAGGACGGGCGGCTTGAGCTTGTGCGCTCCACCCCGGCCGAGGAGAGCCTGGGCTCGTTCTATCAGGCCGTGACCGAGGCCCTGGGCTTCATCCCCGTGGACGGCGAGTACAAGACCATGGGGCTCGCCGCCTTGGGCAAGGCTGGCCTCGCCAATCCCTTCGACGGCATGATCTCCGCCTACGATGGCATGACCAGGAGCAGGACCCGGTGGTCCTTCCGCTCCTTCAACGAGGCCAACCCCTCGCGGCGCGTCCCCAATCCTTTGAGCTCAGTGGCGCAGTCTGTGGACTTCACAAAATATCTTGAGCGGATGGAGCCGACGCAATTGGCCTACTTCGCCCAGGAGCACCTTGAGGACACGATGGTGGAGCTGGCGCGGCAGTCCATGGACATCACCGGCACAAGGAATCTGGCCGTGGCGGGTGGGGTCATGCTCAATGTCAAGGCCAATAGCCGCATTCGCGACGAAATCTCGCCGCAGTCGTACTTTGTCCTGCCCGATTCCGCAGACTCGGGCCTTTCCCTTGGGGCCGCCCTGGAGGCACTGCATGTCTGCGGGACGCCTGTTCGTGCCTCGCTGCCCTCCCTCTACCTTGGCACCAGCTATACCGATGCGGAGGTCATGGAGGAACTCGCCCGGCATGACCGGCTGGCAGTAGAGGAGGCCGGCCCTTGGCTGCCCATGCGTACAGCCAAGGAACTGCGAAAGGGCAAGGTCATCGGCACCTTCCAGGGGCGGCTTGAGATGGGGCCGCGGGCCTTGGGCAACCGCTCGGTCATAGCCGACCCGCGCACGAACACGGTCAAGGACCGCATCAACGCCATCCTGAAAGGCCGGGAGTGGTTCGTCCCCTTCGCGCCCATCGTGCTGGAGGACGAGGCCCACAAGTACTGGTCCGGCTCCGTGGACTACCGCCACATGACCTTTGCCGTGGAGGCCAGCGAATACGCCAAGCAGACCGTGCCGGGCGTCGTGCATGTGGACGGCACCATGCGCCCGCAGGTCGTGAACGAGACCACGAACCCTTGGCTCCATGCCGTGCTCTCGGGATTCCGTCAGCTCACCGGGGTTGGGGTGCTCATCAACACTTCCTTCAACAGGCATGGACTCCCCATCGTGGGGTCCCCCGCCGATGCGGTCGAGCACCTCCTGAACGGCTGGGTCGATGCCCTGGCCATCGGCCCCTGCTACGTCACATTGAAATGA
- a CDS encoding methyltransferase domain-containing protein, translated as MRKVDVLYLVEHTAREMDVACAVKVLAEDRHGLSVEIRNIYLHAHQSLREFDPLVVAHPFFYFAAGALAVEDYVARWPDALHFNLAWEQLHYKAHWQIKRPSDEFARTKVVHHAWGRFYEDYLTGFGVPSENIRVNGQPAYQLYRDPYRRHYRTRESLAALYGLDPAKRWVFVPENYRWAFIGGKVKLFSRLGGDADEIAQLRDFSRHSLKLLLECCNELARRPDVEVVFRTRPAVNSEVMFDFFSEQVGTAAPRLHFIKEGSVREWVLAADTVVSSYSTSLIEAAVAGKDLFMFEPVAFPCGLHCAWYDLAPKIADPARFVSACLEGGGQGGASPLHRWAETELMSGGDAIANLAGLLAEMRDMARVRRGSPKGHGPLPLETKIFFNAQTHEADVFQPSDVDSWVAAWRGSLAGAHAPQPSTKPEFNRLMRAEDLLDESWDGLAAVFPPLAEYRVAHWAQSGQEAQAAPLSGLWRRLGKNLVRAASVGAAGAQPVPPRDLWAVCSVLAALGPQLRSGTRLLALGECDELLRKHFGALGVEMVTESLGSSEQNLRAAHKDETVLDHPAGGFDVACSIFGLERLDVAAKHSLLAGVAHCLKPGGIFALSFACLDFDLSVLGQPGFAGVRNAIRNVADIRRHFLACGEFEVLGNEAFATRAGRSPMDQATAGVLVLRRKGAGQAGEGKDAKAANGGKGAGHKVKVPKHWSVNSWEEKARENPLYAVMTMEEMADAGPDNFSEQHLALFFEKGRKLAEKWVLPSLAHAPEKGLVLEYGCGAGRILKALVDRGIACGGIDISQTMLEHCRRLVPGVARLACLSPVGDAVLEDGCARIVYSYAVVQHIDRLSAFDKAVSEMCRLLAPGGILVLQVNCEDYTLAAGGVLGRTENHEDHSVHYPPGSSRGSVHRNSTWSGVYIGHDRLCALLRQGGVAVDRVVPFNDKKPRAQVYFGTKDG; from the coding sequence ATGCGAAAGGTGGACGTGCTGTACCTTGTGGAGCATACCGCGCGCGAGATGGATGTGGCCTGCGCGGTGAAGGTCCTCGCCGAGGATCGGCACGGACTATCCGTCGAAATTCGCAACATCTATTTGCACGCGCACCAGTCCCTTCGGGAGTTTGACCCGCTGGTGGTGGCGCATCCCTTCTTCTATTTCGCCGCAGGGGCCCTTGCGGTCGAGGACTATGTCGCTAGGTGGCCCGATGCCTTGCACTTCAATCTTGCCTGGGAGCAACTGCACTACAAGGCCCACTGGCAGATCAAGCGACCTTCGGACGAGTTCGCCAGAACAAAGGTCGTCCATCACGCCTGGGGCCGTTTCTATGAGGACTATTTGACCGGTTTCGGCGTTCCTTCCGAGAACATCCGCGTCAACGGACAGCCCGCCTACCAACTGTACCGCGATCCCTACCGTCGCCACTACCGCACGCGGGAGTCTTTGGCTGCCCTGTACGGCCTGGATCCGGCGAAGCGGTGGGTCTTCGTGCCCGAAAACTACCGTTGGGCATTTATCGGCGGTAAGGTGAAGCTTTTTTCGCGTCTTGGCGGCGATGCGGACGAGATCGCCCAACTGCGCGACTTTTCGCGCCATTCACTCAAGCTCCTTCTCGAGTGCTGCAACGAACTGGCCAGGCGGCCGGACGTGGAGGTGGTGTTCCGCACACGGCCCGCCGTTAATTCAGAGGTCATGTTCGACTTCTTTTCCGAGCAGGTGGGCACTGCCGCTCCTCGGCTGCATTTCATCAAGGAGGGCTCGGTGCGGGAATGGGTGTTGGCCGCAGACACGGTGGTGTCGTCGTACAGCACCAGTCTTATTGAGGCGGCCGTGGCCGGGAAGGACCTGTTCATGTTTGAGCCCGTTGCTTTCCCCTGCGGGCTTCACTGCGCCTGGTACGATCTCGCTCCGAAAATCGCCGACCCGGCACGGTTCGTTTCCGCCTGTTTGGAGGGCGGTGGTCAGGGCGGTGCGAGCCCGCTGCACCGCTGGGCCGAAACGGAGCTCATGTCCGGCGGCGACGCCATAGCCAACTTGGCCGGGCTGCTTGCGGAGATGCGCGATATGGCCCGCGTCCGGCGCGGCTCGCCGAAGGGCCACGGCCCTCTCCCTCTCGAGACCAAAATTTTCTTCAACGCCCAGACGCACGAGGCGGACGTGTTCCAGCCTTCCGACGTCGACAGTTGGGTCGCGGCGTGGCGCGGGAGCCTTGCGGGCGCTCATGCGCCGCAGCCCAGCACCAAGCCTGAATTCAACCGCCTTATGCGCGCAGAGGACCTGTTGGACGAGTCTTGGGATGGCCTTGCTGCGGTGTTCCCTCCTCTGGCCGAGTATCGCGTGGCGCATTGGGCGCAGAGCGGCCAGGAAGCACAGGCCGCGCCACTGAGCGGCCTGTGGAGACGGCTTGGCAAGAACCTGGTCCGGGCCGCTTCGGTTGGCGCGGCAGGGGCGCAACCTGTCCCGCCCAGGGATTTGTGGGCCGTGTGCAGTGTGCTCGCCGCGCTGGGGCCGCAGTTGCGGTCCGGGACGCGCCTGCTGGCCCTCGGAGAGTGCGACGAGCTATTGCGCAAGCACTTCGGCGCCCTGGGTGTGGAGATGGTGACCGAGTCTTTGGGCTCTTCGGAGCAGAATCTCCGCGCAGCGCATAAGGACGAAACCGTCCTTGACCATCCGGCAGGGGGCTTCGATGTCGCCTGCTCGATTTTTGGACTGGAGCGCCTTGACGTGGCGGCGAAGCACAGTCTCCTGGCCGGGGTGGCGCACTGCCTCAAGCCTGGTGGAATCTTCGCCCTGTCCTTCGCCTGCCTCGATTTCGACCTGTCCGTCTTGGGCCAGCCCGGCTTTGCCGGGGTGCGCAACGCCATCCGGAACGTGGCCGACATCCGTCGGCATTTTCTTGCCTGCGGCGAATTCGAGGTTTTGGGCAACGAGGCGTTCGCCACACGAGCCGGTCGGTCTCCTATGGATCAGGCCACCGCAGGCGTCCTTGTATTACGACGCAAGGGGGCTGGTCAGGCTGGTGAAGGCAAGGACGCAAAGGCCGCCAACGGCGGCAAGGGGGCGGGGCACAAGGTGAAGGTTCCAAAGCATTGGTCTGTAAATTCCTGGGAGGAGAAGGCCAGGGAGAATCCGCTCTATGCCGTCATGACCATGGAGGAAATGGCGGATGCCGGGCCGGATAATTTTTCCGAGCAGCACCTGGCCCTGTTTTTTGAAAAGGGGCGCAAGCTTGCGGAGAAGTGGGTCCTGCCCTCCCTTGCCCATGCGCCTGAAAAGGGCCTGGTGCTGGAGTACGGCTGCGGGGCCGGACGCATTCTCAAGGCGCTAGTGGACCGGGGCATCGCCTGCGGGGGCATAGACATTTCGCAGACCATGCTGGAGCATTGCCGCAGACTGGTGCCGGGGGTCGCACGGCTGGCCTGCCTCTCACCTGTAGGCGATGCAGTACTGGAGGACGGCTGTGCAAGGATTGTGTATTCCTATGCTGTGGTGCAGCATATCGACAGGCTCTCCGCCTTCGACAAGGCCGTGTCCGAGATGTGTCGGCTGTTGGCCCCCGGCGGAATACTTGTGCTGCAGGTCAACTGTGAGGATTACACCCTTGCGGCAGGGGGTGTCCTGGGGCGTACGGAGAACCATGAAGACCACTCGGTGCACTACCCCCCTGGTTCATCCAGAGGCTCCGTGCACAGGAACAGCACTTGGAGCGGCGTGTACATTGGCCATGACAGGCTCTGTGCCTTGCTGCGCCAGGGCGGAGTGGCTGTTGATAGAGTGGTTCCATTCAACGACAAGAAGCCGAGAGCCCAGGTCTACTTCGGCACAAAGGACGGATAG
- a CDS encoding glycosyltransferase — protein MSIIVCTFNRRYLLKLCLRDFALQMDGFEDRVEVIVVDNNSADGTEAFVRDFAAQHPWLRYVHEPKQGLSNARNRGAAEARGEYLCYIDDDGKPGKNYVRLLLHLLGKRAPDLMGGPVYPYYTTKRPSWFRDEFEIRQSARKSGFSRKCSISGSNFIIRKPLLESLGGFSPKFGMVGKKTRLGEEKAVLLAYRASTSSSEQKVFYSLDLVVYHHVPSEKMRLAYFIKRGFFSGVSLVNLKNERLGSAPGYVLECAKNLFWRLPKAVFKGRDAKPHPVLVLQAAALQVGKIAELLRRAWVGALPGRCSPTGRAQPFFCLVGPGASGSAQTSAALSSLADSGYAVETGLTPSLRPRAYAGLFVPGGVEVLRYLAMRPKADRLVTPEVSSVIKAFHRARRPILAPCMALPVVLEVLRHAAPAEPGLYPATSDPIRTIKGVNVVTTHRPLLDASDLELDDCFTAMLKTIRREHRR, from the coding sequence GTGTCGATCATTGTCTGCACGTTCAACAGACGCTATCTTTTGAAGCTGTGCTTGAGGGATTTCGCCCTGCAGATGGATGGCTTCGAAGACCGGGTTGAGGTGATTGTTGTAGACAACAACAGCGCCGACGGCACCGAGGCGTTTGTTCGGGATTTTGCTGCGCAGCATCCGTGGCTTCGCTATGTGCATGAGCCCAAGCAGGGGCTCTCCAACGCCCGTAACCGGGGCGCAGCCGAGGCCAGGGGGGAATACCTCTGCTACATCGACGACGACGGCAAGCCTGGGAAGAATTACGTGCGTCTCTTGTTGCACTTACTGGGTAAGCGTGCGCCAGACCTCATGGGGGGACCGGTATATCCCTATTATACCACGAAGCGGCCATCGTGGTTCCGCGACGAGTTTGAAATTCGGCAAAGTGCAAGGAAAAGCGGTTTTTCTCGCAAGTGTTCCATTTCGGGATCGAATTTCATCATCCGCAAGCCCCTGCTGGAATCCCTGGGCGGTTTTTCCCCGAAATTCGGGATGGTGGGCAAGAAAACCCGCCTGGGAGAGGAAAAGGCCGTGCTGCTGGCCTACAGGGCGTCGACGTCCTCGAGCGAACAGAAGGTCTTTTACAGTCTGGACCTTGTCGTGTATCATCACGTACCGTCCGAGAAGATGCGGCTTGCCTACTTCATCAAGAGGGGCTTTTTCAGTGGCGTCTCCCTGGTGAATCTTAAGAACGAGCGTCTTGGCTCCGCGCCAGGGTACGTTCTTGAGTGTGCGAAGAATCTGTTCTGGCGTCTGCCCAAAGCGGTATTCAAGGGCAGGGATGCCAAGCCGCATCCGGTGCTTGTTCTTCAGGCTGCGGCGTTGCAGGTGGGCAAGATTGCGGAGCTTTTGCGCAGGGCCTGGGTCGGTGCGCTTCCTGGCCGCTGCTCCCCGACAGGGAGGGCACAGCCGTTTTTTTGCCTCGTGGGTCCCGGAGCGAGCGGTTCTGCCCAGACGTCTGCTGCGCTTTCCTCGCTGGCGGACTCGGGGTACGCGGTGGAGACGGGCCTGACGCCGAGTCTGCGACCTCGCGCCTATGCCGGGCTTTTTGTGCCTGGAGGCGTGGAGGTGTTGCGCTATCTTGCCATGCGCCCCAAGGCCGATCGGCTCGTGACACCGGAGGTCTCTTCGGTGATCAAGGCCTTCCACCGCGCCAGGAGGCCCATTCTCGCCCCCTGCATGGCCCTCCCGGTGGTGTTGGAGGTGTTGCGCCATGCCGCACCTGCTGAGCCGGGCCTGTACCCGGCAACGAGCGATCCAATACGGACGATCAAGGGGGTGAATGTGGTGACCACGCACAGGCCGCTGCTGGACGCTTCTGATTTGGAGCTTGATGACTGTTTCACGGCGATGTTGAAGACGATCCGAAGGGAACACAGACGGTAG
- a CDS encoding glycosyltransferase translates to MKIVHVCGRAVADPALRLHGSVKDIQGRSEYFAERGVGVRQVLVDDPARAFETMEATRAWPAAGESAILFESSFCPRALEHVRRSYPHVRVLLRPHNAELPHRLDWARACGPGLAALGWARHAVVNVLRDWRSARAAHRVLPISDWEAYGYWSRLTRPDKVIAAPFFLPKQLREVLPEVPDKERLCVNLGAARGNPLVFHALGAFSRCIEGLGGDAPGWCFASSGDAEGYAGPVSPRVERFGVLESPYPLLARARAMALLSPLGGGFKTKVLEAVACRTWVIVPAPLARKLPLELRPCCIVLDEISPAGFAAALKRALEPFPEDDPGVRLRSRAFSALDAAFWL, encoded by the coding sequence ATGAAGATCGTCCATGTCTGCGGCAGGGCCGTCGCCGATCCAGCCTTGCGCCTTCACGGTTCGGTCAAGGACATTCAGGGCCGGTCGGAGTACTTCGCCGAGCGAGGTGTGGGCGTGCGCCAAGTGCTGGTGGACGATCCCGCCCGCGCTTTCGAGACGATGGAGGCGACACGGGCCTGGCCTGCGGCTGGAGAATCGGCGATTCTGTTCGAGTCCAGTTTTTGTCCCCGTGCGTTGGAGCATGTGCGCAGGAGCTACCCGCATGTGCGTGTGCTGCTTAGGCCGCACAACGCGGAATTGCCGCACCGGCTGGATTGGGCGCGCGCCTGCGGCCCTGGGCTTGCCGCCCTTGGCTGGGCGCGACACGCGGTTGTGAACGTTCTTCGCGACTGGCGCTCGGCACGCGCCGCGCACCGAGTGCTGCCCATAAGCGACTGGGAAGCGTATGGTTACTGGAGCCGCCTGACACGGCCAGACAAGGTCATCGCTGCACCGTTTTTTCTGCCGAAACAGTTGCGCGAGGTCCTGCCCGAAGTCCCAGATAAAGAACGGCTGTGCGTAAATCTGGGCGCGGCACGTGGCAATCCCCTCGTGTTTCACGCCCTGGGCGCCTTCAGCCGCTGCATCGAGGGTCTGGGGGGGGACGCCCCTGGCTGGTGTTTCGCTTCCAGCGGCGATGCGGAAGGCTATGCTGGGCCGGTTTCCCCCAGGGTTGAGCGCTTCGGGGTGCTGGAGAGCCCATATCCATTGCTGGCGCGGGCGCGGGCCATGGCGTTGCTTTCCCCACTGGGAGGCGGCTTCAAGACCAAGGTGCTCGAAGCCGTGGCCTGCCGGACCTGGGTCATTGTTCCGGCCCCACTGGCGCGCAAACTGCCGCTGGAGCTGCGTCCCTGCTGCATTGTACTGGACGAGATCAGCCCGGCAGGTTTTGCTGCCGCCTTGAAGCGCGCTCTTGAGCCCTTTCCTGAGGACGACCCCGGTGTTCGGTTACGGTCCCGCGCGTTTTCCGCATTAGATGCGGCGTTTTGGCTTTAG